From Faecalicatena sp. Marseille-Q4148:
AGTGTGCTTTATTTAGTCGGCAACATAATGGAAAATTCCGAACCCTTGCCCGGCTCCGAAACCACTTTGATATAGCCGCCCTGCCGTGTTACGATCTCGCGGGCCAGATACAGGCCAATGCCCACGCCCTGCTGTTCGTGTACTTCTTCCTCACGATAGAAGCGCCGGAAGATGGCGGCCTGATTGCTTTCGGAAATGCCCTTGCCGGTGTCGGCTACTTTGATTTCCACATACATTTCCCACAGCACCACCGACACAGCGATTTTCCCGCCTGCCGGGGTGTACTTCACCGCATTGTCCAGCAGGTTAAAAAGGGCTTCGGATGTCCACTTGCTGTCATGGAAAACGGTCAAATCCTCCGGGCAGTCCACGGACACGACGATTTCCTTTTTCTCTGCTGCATACACAATTCCACTCATGGCCTGTGCCACGGTATCAAAGAGGCGGCCCGGTTTCTTATCCAACTGGATCACGCCCGTTTCCAGCCGGGAAGTTTTCACAAGGGCCTGAAAGAGAAAGTCCAGCTTATCCGTCTGGCTGCGGATTCCCCGGATAAAGTCGGTGCGCTCCGCCTTGGTCATAGGCTTTTCCAGCAGCGTGTCCGTCGCCATTTTCAGATTGCTTACCGGCGTTTTCACTTGATGGGAAATATCCGATACAAGGGTCTGTAACTCCTGCCGTTCCTCGTCCACCCGGCGGCGGTTCTCCTGCATGATCTGATAGAGCCTTGCCAGCCGGTGTCCAATTCTGGCAAGCTGGGTTTCGCTGTCCTCTGGCCGCTGGGGCGCTTCATTTCCGGCGATCATGTGGTCTAAAGTCTGGCATAGGTCAGCGGTAAACTGCGACAGCCGCTTTCCAAACGCCTGCGTCAGTACAAAAATCCCCACAAGGGCGCACAGCAGCAGCGCCCCGCCCGTCAGCAGCACCGCCGTCTGTTTTGTCACAAGAAACAGGGCTATGGTGATCCCGGACATGGAAAGGACAAGCCCCATTGCTACCCGGCCAAACAGCCGCTTTACCGAGAGGTTTTGCAACTTCATTTTGCCTCGCCTCCCGTCCATTGATAGCCCATGCCGTAAACAGTTTTGATGTAGGGCGCGCCGCCGTCGGATTCGATCTTACTCCGAATCCGGCTGATGGAGGTTGTCAGGGTGTGTTCGTCCACAAACTTCTCGTCTATATCCCACAGCTTTTCCAAAAGCTGCCCACGGGTCAGCACTTGCCGGGGATTTTTACGGAACAGGTTCAGCATTTTGTACTCCATCGGGGATAGGGTCAGGGGCTTGCCGTTTAAGGAAGCCGTCTGCTCCGAGAAGTCCAGAAACAGCCGCCCGTCGTCGTAAATGTCCTTGGCCGGTTTGTGGTGTTCCAGCATGGCGAACATGGCTTTGATTTTTCGCTGCAAGGCCCCGATCACAAAGGGCTTTGTGATGTAGTCCACCGCGCCCACCTCATAGCCCCGTATCTGGTCGCTCTCCTGATCGTTAGCGGTCAGGAAAATCACAATGGTGTCCGGGTGCTGGGGCTTTATCAGTTTGCACAGCTCAAAACCGTTGCCGTCCGGCAGGTTGATGTCCAGCAGCACTAAGTCAAATTCCCGCTGGCGTATGGCTTCGGCTGCGGTTCTGGCGTTTAGGGCAGAAGTCACGCCGTAGCCGTCTGCGGTCAGGTTATAGGCCAACATCTTATTCAAAAAACTGTCGTCCTCGACAATTAAAATCTGCTTCATATCCTCACTTCCTTTTCTTTTTGCAAATAGTATAACAGGCAAATGTCCGAGAATTGTTACAAGGACAAATATATTTATCATTTTACAGCTTTTTTCTGTGTACTGCAATTTTATAAAAGAAAGGACAGCAGTATCAAATTGCTGTCCTTGCGGTTTATTATAGCTGGTAGTGTATAAGCGTGGGTTCATCATATT
This genomic window contains:
- a CDS encoding response regulator transcription factor; the protein is MKQILIVEDDSFLNKMLAYNLTADGYGVTSALNARTAAEAIRQREFDLVLLDINLPDGNGFELCKLIKPQHPDTIVIFLTANDQESDQIRGYEVGAVDYITKPFVIGALQRKIKAMFAMLEHHKPAKDIYDDGRLFLDFSEQTASLNGKPLTLSPMEYKMLNLFRKNPRQVLTRGQLLEKLWDIDEKFVDEHTLTTSISRIRSKIESDGGAPYIKTVYGMGYQWTGGEAK
- a CDS encoding HAMP domain-containing histidine kinase; translation: MKLQNLSVKRLFGRVAMGLVLSMSGITIALFLVTKQTAVLLTGGALLLCALVGIFVLTQAFGKRLSQFTADLCQTLDHMIAGNEAPQRPEDSETQLARIGHRLARLYQIMQENRRRVDEERQELQTLVSDISHQVKTPVSNLKMATDTLLEKPMTKAERTDFIRGIRSQTDKLDFLFQALVKTSRLETGVIQLDKKPGRLFDTVAQAMSGIVYAAEKKEIVVSVDCPEDLTVFHDSKWTSEALFNLLDNAVKYTPAGGKIAVSVVLWEMYVEIKVADTGKGISESNQAAIFRRFYREEEVHEQQGVGIGLYLAREIVTRQGGYIKVVSEPGKGSEFSIMLPTK